The following proteins are co-located in the Microbulbifer sp. VAAF005 genome:
- a CDS encoding VF530 family protein, giving the protein MSKDQPNNPLHGITLEKVVTRLQEHYGWDGLADRININCFKSDPSIKSSLKFLRKTQWARDKVEDLYISTFENNSPWANRK; this is encoded by the coding sequence ATGAGTAAAGATCAACCAAATAATCCGCTACACGGTATTACTCTTGAGAAAGTTGTTACACGTTTGCAGGAGCATTATGGCTGGGATGGTTTGGCAGACAGGATCAATATCAATTGCTTTAAGAGCGACCCATCAATTAAGTCTTCGCTCAAGTTTTTACGCAAAACCCAGTGGGCACGAGATAAAGTCGAGGATCTGTATATCTCAACTTTTGAAAATAACTCTCCGTGGGCTAATCGTAAATAA
- a CDS encoding MAPEG family protein, protein MIESAQIIQPVIALICWSMVMWLWMYATRLPAVKKAKLKLDPNAPRGEQMSTLPPHVRWKADNYNHLMEQPTIFYALAISLAVLGAGDGINFILAWTYVGIRVIHSIVQVTFNKIEIRFLIFALSNIPLLALTVNAVRITFMQ, encoded by the coding sequence ATGATTGAAAGTGCCCAAATAATTCAGCCTGTAATTGCCTTGATATGTTGGTCAATGGTTATGTGGTTGTGGATGTACGCAACACGATTGCCTGCAGTGAAGAAAGCTAAATTAAAGCTTGATCCGAATGCTCCTCGCGGAGAGCAAATGTCAACCCTGCCTCCCCATGTTCGTTGGAAAGCTGATAATTATAATCATCTCATGGAGCAACCAACTATTTTCTATGCTTTGGCAATATCACTTGCAGTCCTTGGCGCAGGAGATGGCATAAATTTTATTCTGGCATGGACATATGTCGGTATTCGAGTAATTCATAGTATTGTGCAAGTAACTTTTAACAAAATTGAAATCAGGTTTTTAATATTTGCTCTATCAAACATTCCATTATTAGCCTTAACAGTGAACGCTGTGCGAATCACATTCATGCAATAA
- a CDS encoding VOC family protein → MIKLSVSIDVSNIKQAENFYIEALGCKKLRDQGGMSVISVENCDIYLQEKGARSVAVPTETVERNYSRHWTPVHIDFLAENVDEIVKRIVKLGGKHEGGERGDWGTIAYFSDPFGNGFCVINE, encoded by the coding sequence TTGATAAAGCTCTCTGTAAGTATTGATGTTTCTAATATTAAACAAGCTGAGAATTTTTATATAGAAGCTCTTGGTTGTAAAAAACTAAGAGATCAAGGTGGAATGTCAGTGATTTCAGTAGAGAACTGTGATATTTATCTACAAGAGAAAGGGGCTAGATCAGTAGCAGTCCCCACCGAGACAGTTGAGCGAAATTATTCTCGTCATTGGACCCCCGTTCATATTGACTTTCTAGCTGAAAACGTAGATGAAATAGTTAAGCGAATTGTTAAACTAGGCGGAAAGCATGAAGGCGGAGAAAGAGGTGACTGGGGTACTATTGCATATTTCTCAGATCCTTTTGGTAATGGGTTTTGTGTAATTAATGAGTAA